In Nocardioides dokdonensis FR1436, the following are encoded in one genomic region:
- the tmk gene encoding dTMP kinase encodes MTTPGTYTQRGVFVCFEGGEGSGKSTQSRLLRTWLEEQGYRVVLTFEPGDTPVGQELRRIVLSPETGALADRTEALLYAADKAEHVETLVLPALERGEVVITDRYVDSTLAYQGAGRSLPVAEVEQVARWATGDLRPHLTVVLDLEPAAGLGRFEGRDRIEGESLEFHRRVREAFVAMAAADPAHYLVLDARASVDEIATAVQRRLEPLLAGATRAGAEAR; translated from the coding sequence GTGACAACGCCCGGCACCTACACCCAGCGCGGCGTCTTCGTGTGCTTCGAGGGCGGCGAGGGGTCCGGCAAGTCGACCCAGTCGCGGCTGCTGCGCACCTGGCTGGAGGAGCAGGGCTACCGCGTCGTGCTCACCTTCGAGCCCGGTGACACCCCGGTGGGCCAGGAGCTGCGCCGCATCGTGCTCTCGCCCGAGACCGGCGCCCTGGCCGACCGCACCGAGGCGCTGCTCTACGCCGCCGACAAGGCCGAGCACGTCGAGACGCTGGTGCTGCCCGCGCTCGAGCGTGGCGAGGTCGTCATCACCGACCGCTACGTCGACTCCACGCTGGCCTACCAGGGCGCGGGGCGCAGCCTGCCGGTCGCCGAGGTGGAGCAGGTGGCCCGCTGGGCCACCGGCGACCTGCGCCCGCACCTGACCGTGGTGCTCGACCTCGAGCCCGCTGCCGGCCTGGGCCGCTTCGAGGGCCGCGACCGGATCGAGGGAGAGTCCCTGGAGTTCCACCGACGCGTGCGCGAGGCGTTCGTGGCGATGGCCGCGGCCGACCCCGCGCACTACCTGGTCCTCGACGCCCGCGCCAGCGTCGACGAGATCGCGACCGCGGTGCAGCGCCGGCTCGAGCCGCTGCTCGCCGGCGCGACCCGCGCCGGGGCGGAGGCCCGATGA
- a CDS encoding LysR family transcriptional regulator, with protein MLSVHQLTCFLATYEQGSLTRAAEELGYAQPSVSEQVRALEKSLGVQLFRRVGRGVVPTPVADTMRPYAEKVLAAIAETEEAVASVKSLETGTIRFGMFGIARLYAGAALIADVLARYPGVRVELVGQNSTEVVEDLRRGRLEAAMLAVSTVASEGMTVRPVAREELVYISAHAEHLASPVTAHRLSQASLVMPETTYRAVDSTRATLRQMLHEAGRNPQSRIEVEDVETAVELVGMGLADSVIPRGAAEQLLPRLAPGAGWVSLRPRQFDTFAIVHRSNAVLSPAAQLMIELATRRMQAIAEPLNPR; from the coding sequence GTGCTTTCTGTGCACCAGCTCACATGCTTCCTCGCCACCTACGAGCAGGGTTCCCTGACTCGCGCCGCCGAGGAGCTCGGTTACGCCCAGCCCTCGGTCTCCGAGCAGGTCCGCGCGCTCGAGAAGTCCCTGGGCGTGCAGCTCTTCCGCCGGGTCGGGCGGGGTGTGGTCCCCACCCCGGTCGCCGACACGATGCGGCCCTACGCCGAGAAGGTGCTGGCCGCGATCGCCGAGACCGAGGAGGCGGTGGCGAGCGTGAAGTCGTTGGAGACCGGCACCATCCGGTTCGGGATGTTCGGCATCGCCCGGCTGTACGCCGGCGCGGCCCTGATCGCCGACGTGCTGGCCCGCTACCCGGGCGTGCGCGTGGAGCTGGTGGGCCAGAACTCCACCGAGGTCGTCGAGGACCTGCGCCGCGGGCGGCTCGAGGCAGCGATGCTGGCCGTCTCGACGGTGGCCAGCGAGGGGATGACGGTGCGCCCCGTGGCGCGCGAGGAGCTCGTCTACATCAGCGCGCACGCCGAGCACCTGGCCTCCCCGGTCACCGCGCACCGGCTCTCCCAGGCCTCGCTGGTGATGCCGGAGACGACCTACCGTGCCGTCGACTCCACCCGCGCCACGCTGCGCCAGATGCTGCACGAGGCCGGGCGCAACCCGCAGAGCCGGATCGAGGTCGAGGACGTCGAGACCGCCGTCGAGCTCGTCGGGATGGGCCTGGCCGACAGCGTGATCCCCCGGGGAGCCGCCGAGCAGCTGCTGCCCCGACTGGCCCCCGGCGCCGGCTGGGTCTCGCTGCGCCCGCGCCAGTTCGACACCTTCGCCATCGTGCACCGCAGCAACGCCGTCCTCTCCCCCGCCGCCCAGCTGATGATCGAGCTGGCCACCCGCCGGATGCAGGCCATCGCCGAGCCGTTGAACCCCCGCTGA
- a CDS encoding SpoIIE family protein phosphatase — MVATGSPGTPHGSAPPPDVRSAVVRRLVAGSDRSSSLDRLCELAAALLDAGSAQVSLIGETQVVVGGHGAGSAAVGIETPAEDSLCTVTVGLGAPLVVPDAVADVRVGGLPPVTSGAVGAYLGVPLVASGGQVVGALCVYDVAPHEWSPLDESTLQRLAQAVVGDLELAALSSDYEVQQVAWRLATDAAGVGAWEWDLPSGELRFDDRLLEIFGFDHDSFGGTIEAFTDVVHVEDVPRVTAALDRAIASCGEYAAEYRINLPGGGVRWIAARGRALGDERGQAVRVLGAAYDTTAVQEGEARVARVLESMPTAFFQLDRSWRFAYLNGEAERLLGRSREELAGQDIWTSFPAAVGSDFEHHYRLSARTGEPVAFDAYYPEPLDAWYEVRGWPNPDGLAVYFVDVTARHRAQEQVVRTARRDALVAAVTEQLAGTLDLEEAVARLGALVVPELGDWCVATLVEEPGHEGRLPGLRDVGGWHRDRDAQPLVDRFAEVRLTRLVDQSFLPAVLAADRPIVATGATEGLCSIFEEGEVPDLVRRLAPEHVAVVSLRGRDRVVGLLTVLRDSARGGFSGNDLDTLGQVAERAGLAVDNARLFAEQRDLAEGLQRSLLTAPPQPDHLEIVVRYEAAAETAQVGGDWYDAFVQDAGATMLVIGDVVGHDTAAAAAMGQVRNLLRGVSVFSGLGPGDVLHGVDRALDTLGVDTTATAVLARLEQTPEEVEEGVTRLRWSNAGHPPPAVLTPEGTVDLLLTDDPDLLLGLDPDVRRGEQQVVLRRGSTVLLFTDGLVERRGEDLDVGLERLRRELASLAVGDPPLDELCDRLLARMVPSVREDDIALVAVRLHEQDGPPPSRRVQPGPGVEAVELERSPTVSGRIVRTRFPADPASVPGARRFVREALRGRGAELVDDAELCVGELAANAALHSGGAMMDVSVRLDHGATTVAVTDEGDVPVEALMPRLVVEPGAAHSEPTTGRGLGIVSVLADDWGVERVPGGTRVWARLVDERVDSVVRPPDSAPGPEQGPRADAVAGSERVHLRACPVELWLRQDAHIDELVRDLQLLSATHALDPALGSMSEVRDLLAVFGPVRRAIRRSVEDARSRGLAEVDVVVQLPPSVADDAARLHRLLTATDVSLDEERLLTVRAEPEVLRLRAWMIAQVRGQTERPDEGEPWPAWLRRTVPG, encoded by the coding sequence ATGGTAGCGACGGGCTCACCAGGGACCCCGCACGGCTCGGCACCGCCCCCCGACGTGCGCAGCGCCGTCGTGCGGCGGCTGGTGGCCGGAAGCGACCGCAGCTCCTCCCTCGACCGCCTGTGCGAGCTGGCCGCCGCGCTGCTCGACGCCGGCTCCGCCCAGGTGTCGCTGATCGGCGAGACCCAGGTCGTGGTCGGCGGTCACGGCGCCGGGAGCGCCGCCGTCGGGATCGAGACGCCGGCCGAGGACTCCCTGTGCACCGTCACCGTCGGGCTCGGCGCACCCCTGGTGGTGCCCGACGCCGTGGCCGACGTCCGGGTGGGTGGCCTGCCCCCGGTCACCTCCGGCGCGGTCGGTGCCTACCTGGGCGTCCCCCTGGTGGCCTCCGGCGGCCAGGTCGTGGGCGCCCTGTGCGTCTACGACGTCGCGCCCCACGAGTGGTCGCCGCTCGACGAGAGCACCCTGCAGCGGCTGGCGCAGGCGGTGGTCGGCGACCTCGAGCTCGCCGCGCTGAGCTCTGACTACGAGGTGCAGCAGGTGGCCTGGCGGTTGGCGACGGATGCCGCGGGCGTCGGCGCCTGGGAGTGGGACCTGCCCTCCGGCGAGCTGAGGTTCGACGACCGGCTGCTCGAGATCTTCGGCTTCGACCACGACTCGTTCGGCGGCACCATCGAGGCCTTCACCGACGTCGTCCACGTCGAGGACGTGCCGCGCGTGACGGCGGCGCTGGACCGGGCGATCGCCTCCTGCGGCGAGTACGCCGCCGAGTACCGCATCAACCTGCCCGGGGGCGGGGTGCGGTGGATCGCGGCCCGCGGCCGAGCGCTCGGCGACGAGCGCGGACAGGCGGTGCGCGTGCTGGGTGCGGCGTACGACACCACGGCCGTGCAGGAGGGCGAGGCCCGGGTCGCGCGGGTCCTGGAGTCGATGCCCACGGCGTTCTTCCAGCTCGACCGCTCGTGGCGGTTCGCCTACCTCAACGGCGAGGCCGAGCGGCTGCTCGGTCGCAGCCGCGAGGAGCTGGCCGGCCAGGACATCTGGACCTCCTTCCCGGCCGCCGTCGGCAGCGACTTCGAGCACCACTACCGGCTCAGCGCCCGCACCGGCGAGCCCGTCGCCTTCGACGCCTACTACCCCGAGCCGCTCGACGCCTGGTACGAGGTGCGGGGCTGGCCCAACCCCGACGGCCTGGCCGTCTACTTCGTCGACGTGACCGCCCGGCACCGGGCCCAGGAGCAGGTGGTCCGCACAGCGCGGCGCGACGCGCTGGTGGCCGCGGTGACCGAGCAGCTCGCCGGCACCCTCGACCTCGAGGAGGCGGTGGCGCGGCTGGGGGCACTGGTCGTGCCCGAGCTCGGCGACTGGTGCGTGGCGACGCTGGTGGAGGAGCCCGGTCACGAGGGGCGCCTGCCCGGCCTGCGCGACGTCGGCGGGTGGCACCGCGACCGCGACGCCCAGCCCCTCGTCGACCGCTTCGCCGAGGTGCGTCTGACCCGCCTGGTCGACCAGTCCTTCCTGCCCGCCGTCCTGGCCGCGGACCGCCCGATCGTCGCGACCGGGGCGACCGAGGGCCTGTGCAGCATCTTCGAGGAGGGCGAGGTGCCCGACCTGGTGCGCCGGCTCGCCCCCGAGCACGTGGCGGTCGTCAGCCTGCGGGGACGCGATCGCGTCGTCGGGCTGCTGACGGTGCTGCGCGACTCCGCCCGCGGGGGCTTCAGCGGCAACGACCTCGACACCCTGGGTCAGGTCGCGGAACGGGCCGGTCTCGCGGTCGACAACGCGCGGCTCTTCGCCGAGCAGCGGGACCTGGCCGAGGGGCTCCAGCGCAGCCTGCTCACGGCGCCGCCGCAGCCCGACCACCTCGAGATCGTGGTGCGCTACGAGGCCGCGGCCGAGACCGCGCAGGTGGGCGGCGACTGGTACGACGCGTTCGTCCAGGACGCCGGCGCCACGATGCTGGTCATCGGCGACGTGGTCGGTCACGACACCGCCGCCGCGGCCGCCATGGGCCAGGTCCGCAACCTGCTGCGCGGGGTGTCGGTCTTCAGCGGCCTGGGCCCCGGCGACGTGCTGCACGGCGTCGACCGGGCCCTCGACACGCTGGGGGTGGACACCACCGCCACTGCCGTCCTCGCCCGCCTCGAGCAGACCCCGGAGGAGGTCGAGGAGGGCGTGACCCGGCTGCGGTGGTCCAACGCCGGGCACCCACCCCCGGCCGTGCTGACGCCCGAGGGCACCGTCGACCTGCTGCTCACCGACGATCCCGACCTGCTGCTGGGCCTCGACCCCGACGTACGACGCGGGGAGCAGCAGGTGGTGCTGCGGCGCGGCTCGACGGTGCTGCTCTTCACCGACGGCCTGGTCGAGCGCCGCGGCGAGGACCTCGACGTGGGCCTGGAGCGGCTGCGGCGCGAGCTGGCCAGCCTGGCCGTGGGCGACCCTCCGCTCGACGAGCTGTGCGACCGGCTGCTGGCCCGGATGGTGCCCAGCGTGCGGGAGGACGACATCGCGCTGGTCGCCGTCAGGCTGCACGAGCAGGACGGCCCGCCGCCGTCGCGGCGCGTCCAGCCGGGCCCCGGCGTCGAGGCGGTCGAGCTCGAGCGGTCACCCACGGTGAGCGGCCGGATCGTGCGGACCCGCTTCCCCGCCGACCCCGCGAGCGTCCCGGGCGCGCGGCGGTTCGTGCGTGAGGCGCTGCGCGGGCGCGGCGCCGAGCTGGTCGACGACGCGGAGCTGTGCGTGGGCGAGCTGGCCGCCAACGCCGCGCTGCACAGCGGTGGGGCGATGATGGACGTCTCGGTGCGCCTCGACCACGGCGCCACCACGGTCGCGGTGACGGACGAGGGCGACGTGCCCGTCGAGGCCCTGATGCCCCGTCTGGTCGTCGAGCCCGGCGCGGCTCACTCCGAGCCCACGACCGGGCGCGGGCTGGGGATCGTCTCCGTCCTCGCCGACGACTGGGGGGTCGAGCGGGTCCCCGGTGGCACGAGGGTCTGGGCGCGGCTCGTCGACGAGCGCGTCGACAGCGTCGTACGCCCGCCCGACTCGGCGCCCGGCCCCGAGCAGGGGCCACGGGCCGACGCGGTCGCCGGGTCCGAGCGGGTGCACCTGCGGGCCTGCCCCGTGGAGCTGTGGTTGCGCCAGGACGCGCACATCGACGAGCTGGTCCGGGACCTGCAGCTGTTGTCCGCGACCCACGCGCTCGATCCCGCGCTGGGCTCGATGAGCGAGGTGCGCGACCTCCTCGCCGTCTTCGGCCCCGTCCGTCGGGCCATCCGTCGCTCGGTCGAGGACGCCCGCTCGCGGGGGCTGGCCGAGGTGGACGTCGTGGTGCAGCTGCCGCCCTCGGTGGCGGACGACGCCGCACGCCTGCACCGGCTCCTCACCGCTACCGACGTGAGCCTCGACGAGGAGCGGCTGCTGACGGTGCGCGCCGAGCCGGAGGTGCTGCGGTTGCGGGCGTGGATGATCGCCCAGGTCCGCGGCCAGACGGAACGCCCAGACGAGGGTGAGCCGTGGCCGGCCTGGTTGCGGCGTACCGTGCCCGGCTGA
- a CDS encoding alpha/beta hydrolase, whose translation MKRAVAIVVVFAMVLSVLGLALALVLGGVLGSDGQSGRPQRDGPAPTTTPSGDATEPPDPALAGFYSQTLDWQPCESGPENECARLEVPLDYAAPDAETIEIAVLRVPAAEPEQRLGSLVVNPGGPGAPGTSYAAAGDGVFRAPLLARYDIVGFDPRGTGASAPVDCLSDEELTRFLAADPAPDEPAEVTALVEDLEDFFAGCAELSGDLAAHVSTVEAARDMDVLRAALGETGLTYLGASYGTKLGATYADLFPDRADRLVLDGAVDVSLTGRGLNLGQAAGFERALRAYVGDCVENTDDCFLGDTVQEGLDRITAFLDDVDEEPIPAGRRELTAGSAFYGLITPLYVSDYWFLLSQGLETAFEGDGTTLMLLADTYASRTPSGEYADNSAEAIYAINCLDDPSSTPVEDIPAQVPDFLEVSPTLGEVFAWSLVGCAGFQSAPDALDGPTGEEITAAGAEPILVVGTTRDPATPYEWAEALAAQLEPGVLLTRDGDGHTAYNSGNACIDTAIEDFLIDGTVPDDGTTC comes from the coding sequence GTGAAGCGTGCTGTGGCGATCGTGGTCGTCTTCGCGATGGTGCTCAGCGTGCTCGGCCTGGCGCTGGCGCTCGTGCTCGGTGGCGTCCTGGGCAGCGACGGGCAGAGCGGCCGGCCGCAGCGCGACGGCCCGGCGCCGACGACCACCCCCAGCGGCGACGCCACCGAGCCGCCCGACCCGGCGCTGGCCGGGTTCTACTCCCAGACCCTGGACTGGCAGCCCTGCGAGAGCGGCCCGGAGAACGAGTGCGCCCGCCTCGAGGTGCCGCTCGACTACGCAGCACCCGACGCCGAGACCATCGAGATCGCCGTGCTCCGCGTGCCCGCGGCCGAGCCCGAGCAGCGGCTCGGCTCGCTCGTGGTCAACCCCGGCGGCCCCGGCGCCCCCGGCACGTCGTACGCCGCCGCCGGCGACGGGGTCTTCCGCGCACCGCTGCTGGCCCGCTACGACATCGTGGGCTTCGACCCGCGAGGCACCGGTGCCTCGGCGCCGGTCGACTGCCTCTCCGACGAGGAGCTGACCCGGTTCCTGGCCGCCGACCCCGCGCCCGACGAGCCGGCCGAGGTGACCGCGCTGGTCGAGGACCTCGAGGACTTCTTCGCCGGCTGCGCCGAGCTCTCGGGCGACCTGGCCGCCCACGTGAGCACGGTCGAGGCCGCGCGCGACATGGACGTGCTGCGCGCCGCGCTGGGCGAGACCGGGCTGACCTACCTGGGGGCCTCCTACGGCACCAAGCTGGGCGCGACGTACGCCGACCTCTTCCCCGACCGCGCCGACCGGCTGGTGCTCGACGGCGCCGTGGACGTGTCCCTGACCGGCCGTGGGCTCAACCTCGGCCAGGCCGCCGGCTTCGAGCGGGCGCTGCGCGCCTACGTCGGCGACTGCGTCGAGAACACCGACGACTGCTTCCTGGGCGACACCGTTCAGGAGGGGCTGGACCGGATCACGGCCTTCCTCGACGACGTCGACGAGGAGCCGATCCCGGCGGGACGCCGAGAGCTCACCGCCGGCAGCGCCTTCTACGGCCTGATCACGCCGCTGTACGTCAGCGACTACTGGTTCCTGCTCAGCCAGGGCCTGGAGACCGCCTTCGAGGGCGACGGCACCACGCTGATGCTGCTGGCCGACACCTACGCCTCGCGCACCCCGAGCGGGGAGTACGCCGACAACTCCGCCGAGGCGATCTACGCCATCAACTGCCTCGACGACCCGTCCTCGACGCCGGTGGAGGACATCCCGGCGCAGGTGCCGGACTTCCTCGAGGTCTCCCCGACCCTGGGCGAGGTCTTCGCCTGGAGCCTGGTCGGGTGCGCCGGCTTCCAGAGCGCGCCGGACGCGCTGGACGGCCCGACCGGCGAGGAGATCACCGCCGCCGGGGCCGAGCCGATCCTGGTCGTCGGCACCACGCGGGACCCCGCGACCCCGTACGAGTGGGCCGAGGCCCTGGCCGCCCAGCTCGAGCCCGGCGTGCTGCTGACCCGCGACGGCGACGGCCACACGGCGTACAACTCGGGCAACGCGTGCATCGACACCGCCATCGAGGACTTCCTCATCGACGGCACCGTCCCCGACGACGGCACCACCTGCTGA
- a CDS encoding limonene-1,2-epoxide hydrolase family protein has product MTEPLAVVRAFLQHLSADETDQAVALLAPDVVWRNTGLPTVRGEKVADALQMLTRRGVGVGVELHHAAADGSTVLTDRHDTLTFKAYGSRFHVDGTFEVRDGLITLWDDRYSWGAASVASVVGLLRLLRRTR; this is encoded by the coding sequence ATGACCGAGCCCCTCGCCGTGGTCCGCGCGTTCCTGCAGCACCTCAGCGCCGACGAGACCGACCAGGCCGTCGCCCTGCTGGCCCCTGATGTCGTCTGGCGCAACACCGGCCTGCCCACGGTGCGCGGCGAGAAGGTCGCGGATGCGCTGCAGATGCTCACCCGACGCGGCGTCGGGGTCGGCGTCGAGCTGCACCACGCCGCCGCCGACGGCTCGACCGTGCTCACCGATCGCCACGACACCCTGACCTTCAAGGCCTACGGCAGCCGCTTCCACGTCGACGGCACCTTCGAGGTGCGCGACGGGCTGATCACCCTGTGGGACGACCGCTACAGCTGGGGCGCTGCCAGCGTCGCCTCCGTGGTCGGGCTGCTGCGGCTGCTGCGGCGTACGCGGTAG
- a CDS encoding alpha/beta fold hydrolase has product MSNDTQTVSVPHLGGSQIGYRFGEEYDASKPTLVLVNSFTTSVELYRPQFASEELSGAANLLSIEPFGHGATRAAYEQFTYWDSAVANLQVLEALGIERAFVLGTSQGGWIAARMAMLAPATVQGVLLLGTSMDYESPRSRERGCWDGIEFCSPSIDALAEPVGDDWVVPTDFVDAVLGAGLGEDVSEDERGFWHSVYQQNYTGDDGRHRLRVCTINLRDRDGLHARLDGVRCPVLWLQGTADQVYSVANAEEEITFFTGSSDAELRVVEGGQHFMSASHPDVVNAAAAEFVQRWA; this is encoded by the coding sequence TTGAGCAACGACACCCAGACCGTCAGCGTCCCCCACCTCGGCGGCTCACAGATCGGCTACCGGTTCGGCGAGGAGTACGACGCCTCGAAGCCGACCCTCGTGCTGGTGAACTCCTTCACCACCTCGGTCGAGCTCTACCGGCCCCAGTTCGCGAGCGAGGAGCTCAGCGGCGCGGCGAACCTCCTGTCCATCGAGCCCTTCGGGCACGGAGCGACGCGGGCGGCGTACGAGCAGTTCACCTACTGGGACAGCGCGGTGGCCAACCTGCAGGTGCTCGAGGCCCTCGGCATCGAGCGGGCCTTCGTGCTCGGCACCTCGCAGGGCGGCTGGATCGCGGCCCGGATGGCGATGCTGGCCCCCGCGACCGTGCAAGGGGTCCTCCTGCTCGGCACCTCGATGGACTACGAGTCCCCGCGCAGCCGCGAGCGGGGCTGCTGGGACGGCATCGAGTTCTGCTCTCCCTCGATCGACGCGCTGGCCGAGCCCGTCGGCGACGACTGGGTGGTGCCCACCGACTTCGTCGACGCGGTGCTCGGCGCCGGGCTCGGCGAGGACGTGTCCGAGGACGAGCGGGGCTTCTGGCACTCGGTCTACCAGCAGAACTACACCGGCGACGACGGTCGGCACCGGCTGCGGGTGTGCACCATCAACCTGCGCGACCGCGACGGCCTGCACGCGCGGCTCGACGGCGTGCGGTGCCCGGTGCTGTGGCTGCAGGGCACCGCGGACCAGGTGTACTCGGTCGCCAACGCCGAGGAGGAGATCACCTTCTTCACCGGCTCGTCCGACGCCGAGCTGCGCGTCGTCGAGGGCGGTCAGCACTTCATGAGCGCCTCGCACCCCGACGTCGTCAACGCCGCCGCCGCCGAGTTCGTCCAGCGCTGGGCCTGA
- a CDS encoding amidohydrolase encodes MNDLIFANGRLFDGLTYHHDNAVGVRGRKIYAVGPLDRVREEMSAAGRKIEEVDAAGGLVMPAFHDAHVHPLIGGLELRSALLTDCSSAEECLDTIADAVAEQGDAQRDAWFRGGGWSLEHFDPRTGPTAEMLDRVVPDRPAFLPSNDHHNAWVNTRALQLAGIDKHTPDPEDGWIERDDDGNPTGTLRESAAGLVHRLVDTTREEKAAALRDAQAHLHSWGIVGWQDALVGGYAGIDDPTQAYLDLVAADELTARVRLALWWDRHRGVEQVEELEAERARLAEAGLDAGSVKLMVDGVSETLTMAVDEPYLGGARCPCAGGERGLTFLGPEQLDEAVTALDAAGFQAHFHALGDRAVRTSLDAIAAARRHNGWSHQRHQLAHLQLVAPRDRNRFRLLGAIANVEGMWARYNTPAVQMVEPYLDEERREWQYPFADIVDSGALVAGGSDWPINPPDPMEGIHVLVNRSSRSTDERDEEPPMRDEQGLTLSQALQAYTSGAAHANHQEDSGNLRVGASADILVLDRDPFDLHEDEIGSAEPVTAWARGSEVYRRD; translated from the coding sequence GTGAACGACCTCATCTTCGCCAACGGACGGCTCTTCGACGGGCTGACCTACCACCACGACAACGCCGTGGGCGTGCGGGGCAGGAAGATCTACGCCGTGGGCCCGCTCGACCGGGTCCGCGAGGAGATGTCCGCGGCCGGCCGGAAGATCGAGGAGGTCGACGCCGCCGGGGGCCTGGTGATGCCGGCCTTCCACGACGCACACGTCCACCCGCTGATCGGGGGCCTGGAGCTGCGCAGCGCCCTGCTCACCGACTGCAGCAGCGCCGAGGAGTGCCTCGACACCATCGCCGACGCGGTCGCCGAGCAGGGCGACGCGCAGCGCGACGCCTGGTTCCGCGGTGGCGGCTGGTCGCTGGAGCACTTCGACCCACGCACGGGGCCGACCGCGGAGATGCTGGACCGCGTCGTACCCGACCGGCCGGCTTTCCTGCCCAGCAACGACCACCACAACGCCTGGGTGAACACCCGCGCGCTGCAGCTCGCCGGCATCGACAAGCACACCCCCGACCCGGAGGACGGCTGGATCGAGCGGGACGACGACGGGAACCCGACCGGCACGCTGCGCGAGTCCGCCGCGGGGCTGGTGCACCGGCTCGTCGACACGACCCGCGAGGAGAAGGCTGCGGCGCTGCGCGACGCCCAGGCGCACCTGCACTCGTGGGGGATCGTGGGCTGGCAGGACGCCCTGGTCGGTGGGTACGCCGGCATCGACGACCCGACCCAGGCCTACCTCGACCTCGTGGCGGCCGACGAGCTCACCGCGCGCGTGCGGCTCGCCCTGTGGTGGGACCGCCACAGGGGCGTGGAGCAGGTCGAGGAGCTGGAGGCGGAGCGCGCCCGGCTCGCCGAGGCCGGCCTCGACGCGGGCTCGGTCAAGCTGATGGTCGACGGCGTCTCCGAGACCCTGACCATGGCGGTGGACGAGCCCTACCTCGGCGGCGCCCGCTGTCCCTGCGCCGGAGGGGAGCGGGGCCTCACCTTCCTCGGCCCCGAGCAGCTGGACGAGGCCGTGACCGCCCTGGACGCCGCAGGCTTCCAGGCACACTTCCACGCCCTGGGCGACCGGGCCGTGCGGACCTCCCTCGACGCGATCGCCGCCGCGCGACGCCACAACGGGTGGAGCCACCAGCGCCACCAGCTCGCGCACCTGCAGCTGGTCGCGCCCCGCGACCGCAACCGGTTCCGCCTGCTCGGCGCGATCGCGAACGTCGAGGGGATGTGGGCCCGCTACAACACGCCCGCGGTGCAGATGGTCGAGCCCTACCTCGACGAGGAGCGTCGCGAGTGGCAGTACCCGTTCGCCGACATCGTCGACAGCGGGGCCCTCGTGGCGGGCGGCTCGGACTGGCCGATCAACCCGCCCGACCCGATGGAGGGCATCCACGTCCTGGTGAACCGTTCCTCGCGCAGCACCGACGAGCGCGACGAGGAGCCCCCGATGCGCGACGAGCAGGGGCTCACCCTGAGCCAGGCCCTGCAGGCCTACACGAGCGGTGCCGCCCATGCCAACCACCAGGAGGACTCCGGCAACCTCCGGGTCGGGGCCTCCGCCGACATCCTGGTCCTGGACCGGGACCCGTTCGACCTGCACGAGGACGAGATTGGCTCCGCGGAGCCGGTCACCGCCTGGGCGCGGGGCTCGGAGGTCTACCGCCGCGACTGA
- a CDS encoding DNA polymerase III subunit delta', translating into MSTPVATTTVWERLVGQRPAIEALRSAASGRGMSHAWLFTGPPGSGRSNAAIAFAAALQCENAPDDPGCGHCHGCHTTMAGSHADVSLIRTEKLSIGVDEVRGLVRRSALAPVGKRWQVLVVEDADRLTDQACNALLKAIEEPTERTVWMLCAPTVDDVLPTIRSRCRLLTLTTPSSPDVASFLSRTLGVPDALASYAARASQGHIGRARALATDEATRNRRREVVLHPAQLTTLGACMQAASNLVDVAKEEAEAITVDLDSREKTDLDSSYGVVERGRRPREYAPALAALEKGQKTRAKRRVLDVVDRSLMDLVSVYRDAIALAVGAAGPLVNEEIRPDVEEVVRTSSPELNLRRIDAVFEAREQMLEFNVPPALALEAMMVALMVPEGSSR; encoded by the coding sequence ATGAGCACCCCGGTGGCCACGACCACGGTGTGGGAGCGGCTGGTCGGGCAGCGCCCGGCGATCGAGGCGCTGCGCTCGGCCGCGTCCGGGCGCGGCATGAGTCACGCCTGGCTCTTCACCGGCCCCCCCGGCTCCGGCCGCTCCAACGCCGCGATCGCCTTCGCCGCCGCCCTGCAGTGCGAGAACGCCCCGGACGACCCGGGCTGCGGGCACTGCCACGGCTGCCACACCACGATGGCCGGCAGCCACGCCGACGTCTCCCTGATCCGCACCGAGAAGCTCTCCATCGGCGTCGACGAGGTGCGCGGCCTGGTCCGCCGCTCCGCGCTCGCCCCGGTCGGCAAGCGGTGGCAGGTCCTCGTGGTCGAGGACGCCGACCGGCTCACCGACCAGGCCTGCAACGCGCTGCTCAAGGCGATCGAGGAGCCCACCGAGCGCACGGTGTGGATGTTGTGCGCGCCCACCGTCGACGACGTGCTGCCCACGATCCGCAGCCGCTGTCGGCTGCTCACGCTGACGACACCGTCGTCCCCGGACGTGGCGAGCTTCCTGTCCCGCACCCTCGGCGTGCCCGACGCGCTCGCGTCGTACGCCGCCCGCGCCAGCCAGGGCCACATCGGCCGGGCCCGGGCGCTGGCCACCGACGAGGCGACCCGCAACCGGCGCCGCGAGGTGGTGCTGCACCCCGCGCAGCTCACGACCCTGGGAGCCTGCATGCAGGCCGCCTCCAACCTGGTCGACGTCGCGAAGGAGGAGGCCGAGGCGATCACCGTCGACCTCGACTCGCGGGAGAAGACCGACCTCGACTCCTCCTACGGCGTGGTCGAGCGCGGCCGCCGTCCGCGCGAGTACGCGCCCGCCCTCGCGGCCCTGGAGAAGGGCCAGAAGACCCGCGCCAAGCGCCGGGTCCTCGACGTGGTCGACCGCAGCCTGATGGACCTCGTCTCGGTCTACCGCGACGCGATCGCGCTGGCCGTCGGCGCCGCGGGGCCGCTGGTCAACGAGGAGATCCGACCCGACGTCGAGGAGGTCGTGCGCACCTCGAGCCCCGAGCTCAACCTGCGCCGCATCGACGCGGTCTTCGAGGCCCGCGAGCAGATGCTGGAGTTCAACGTGCCGCCCGCCCTGGCGCTGGAAGCCATGATGGTGGCCCTGATGGTTCCCGAGGGGAGCAGCCGGTGA